Proteins encoded together in one Triticum urartu cultivar G1812 unplaced genomic scaffold, Tu2.1 TuUngrouped_contig_227, whole genome shotgun sequence window:
- the LOC125526904 gene encoding GDSL esterase/lipase At5g45910-like, whose protein sequence is MGRWEALVAIAVVAVFLAASAGKVDAAKAAAKGKYRALFNFGDSLADVGNLLIANGVPDNLTTARLPYGQTYFGKPTGRCSDGRLVIDHLAQEFGLSLLPPSKANHSDFKHGANFAITGATALDTPYFEARGLGAVVWNSGALMTQIQWFRDLKPSFCNSTKEECKEFYANSLFVVGEFGGNDYNAPLFAGKGLTEAYKFMPDVIQGISDGVEELIAEGAADLIVPGVMPTGCFPVYLNMLDMPAHEYGSRSGCIRQYNTFSWVHNAHLKRALEKLRLKYPNVRIIYGDYYTPVVQFILQPEKFGFYKQLPRACCGSPGSVAKAVYNFNVTAKCGEPGATACADPSTHWSWDGIHLTEAAYGHIARGWLYGPFADQPIVQSL, encoded by the exons ATGGGTAGATGGGAGGCGCTCGTCGCTATTGCGGTCGTGGCGGTATTTCTCGCGGCGTCGGCCGGGAAAGTGGACGCGGCTaaggcggcggccaaggggaagTACCGAGCGCTGTTCAACTTCGGGGACTCACTGGCTGATGTTGGCAATCTTCTGATAGCAAACGGCGTCCCAGACAACCTCACCACCGCGAGGCTGCCTTACGGGCAGACCTACTTCGGCAAACCCACCGGCCGGTGCTCCGACGGCCGCCTAGTCATTGACCACCTGG CGCAAGAATTCGGGCTGtcgctgctgccgccgtccaagGCCAATCACTCGGACTTCAAGCACGGGGCCAACTTCGCCATCACCGGCGCGACGGCGCTCGACACGCCCTACTTCGAAGCTAGGGGCCTCGGTGCGGTCGTCTGGAACTCCGGTGCCCTCATGACCCAAATCCAGTGGTTCCGTGATCTCAAGCCTTCCTTCTGCAACTCCACCAAGG AAGAATGCAAGGAATTCTATGCCAACTCGCTGTTCGTTGTTGGCGAGTTTGGTGGCAACGACTACAATGCACCCCTATTTGCAGGCAAGGGCCTTACAGAGGCCTACAAGTTCATGCCGGATGTCATCCAGGGCATCTCCGACGGTGTCGAG GAATTGATCGCTGAGGGGGCAGCAGATCTTATTGTGCCAGGGGTGATGCCCACTGGGTGCTTTCCTGTGTACTTGAACATGCTCGATATGCCAGCCCACGAGTATGGCTCCCGGAGCGGGTGCATCCGTCAGTACAACACGTTCTCATGGGTGCACAATGCACATCTCAAGAGAGCACTAGAGAAGCTCCGGCTCAAGTACCCCAATGTGCGGATCATATATGGCGACTACTACACACCAGTTGTCCAGTTCATTCTTCAACCTGAGAAGTTTG GATTTTACAAGCAGTTACCTAGGGCATGTTGTGGGTCTCCTGGGTCTGTTGCCAAAGCCGTTTACAACTTCAATGTCACAGCCAAATGTGGGGAGCCTGGTGCCACTGCTTGCGCTGATCCATCGACCCATTGGAGCTGGGACGGTATTCACTTGACGGAGGCTGCTTATGGTCATATCGCCAGGGGTTGGTTATATGGCCCTTTTGCGGACCAACCGATTGTTCAGTCCCTGTAG